ATCCGCCGGTCAGGTTGGTGCGAACCACCGACTCAAAGCCGTTCGGGCTGATTTCCTCCAGCGGGGCGGGAAACTGACCCCCGGCATTGTTGAACAGGCCGTGAATCGCTCCGTGCCGCTCGATGATGTCCGCTACCATGCCGGCCACCGCGTCGGCGTCGCGGATATCACAGACCCCCAGATCGGCCCGACCGCCGTCTTCGGCAATCTCGGCGACCACAGCCTCCAGCGGGGCGGAGCGGCGACCGACTACAACAACCTGTGCGCCCAGGGCAGCCAGCTCGTGGGCCGTGCACCGGCCAATTCCGGAACCGCCGCCGGTCACCACCACGGTGCGCCCGGCAAACAGGTCGGCGCGAAACACGCTTCGATAGTTCATGTCTTCCTCAAGGTCAGTTCTTCGACTTGCCCGGCATGGTGCCGGGGAACGGCAATCGGCCAGTCAAGCAGCATCTGGGCGAATGCCTTGCCTTGCGGGTCCATGCGCAGACTGGCGACGCCGCCGCCACCGAGACAGTCGGTCAACAGGAAGTTGAGCGCATTGATACCCGGCAGGTACCAGCGCTGGACCGGGCCTTCCAGCAGGTGGGCAAAGCACTCTGAAACTGCTCGCTCCGTCAGGCTTGCCGCGATCCAGGGCAGGTAGTCCGGCCGGCGCGCAATAACACCGATGTTGGCATGATTGCCCTTGTCGCCGCTGCGCGCCCAGGCCAGCGCAATCAGCGGCACGCTGGCATCTGCGCTGCCCTCGGGCTGCGGCGGAGGATGGGCCCCGGGAAGCGCCGTCACGGCAGCCGTTGCGACCAGCTTCACCGGCTGCTCCCGGTCATCGATCACCACGGTTGGCCGGACCCGGTCGGACGGGAGCAGAAAGCTGAACAGACGGATCAGGGGATGGACCTGCGGGCGACCGCCGACGTAGCCGGTGATGCCAGGCGCCATCGCGGTCGCGGCCTGGGCAATTTCGCGCGTAAACAGCACCAGCGCACGCTTTTCAGGATGCCGCACACCGATCTTGACGACCACCTCCCGGGTATCGTCGCGACGACCGCGCGCACCGTAAGTCGCTTCCGAGCCGAGCACCTCAATACTCGTTTCCGACAGGCCCGCGAAACCCTGAGCGGCCAGCAGCGACTCACTCTTCGCGACAATGGCCTCCGCGACCCGCCGCGCCTTGGCCGCTGCCTGCAGCCCACCGATCATGAACAGCGCTACGCAGCGATAGCCGTCCGGCCAGGTTGCCGCGACCTTGAGCGTATCGGTCGGTGCACGGCCGCGCGCGCCCGAGACCTGCACGCGATCCTTGCCCGCCTGGGTCAGCGTCACCTCACTGAAATCACAGATCACGTCGGGCAGCCGGTAGTCACGCGGATCGTCGATTTCGTAGACCAGCTGCTCGCCGACGGTCGCCGGCGTGACCCGGCCACCGGTCTGCGGCGGCTTGGTGACCACGAACTGGCCGTCGGCGGCGACTTCCACGATCGGAAAACCCATCTGCTCATAGCCGGGAATGTCGTCCCAGTCGGTGAAATTGCCGCCAGTGGCCTGGGTGCCGCATTCAATCAGGTGGCCGGCCAGCGAACCGGCGGCCAGGCGATCAAAGTCGTCCCATTCCCAGGCGAATTCATGCACCAGCGCACCCAGCACCAGCGCCGAGTCGGTCACTCGCCCCGTGATGATCACATCGGCGTCTTCAGCCAGCGCGGCTGCGACCGGCTGCGCTCCAAGGTAGGCGTTGGCGCTGACCAGAAACGGCGGGAGTTCCCGGCCAGTGTGCGTTTCACGCAGCCCCAGCTGGCGCAGTTCGTCCTGGCGCCGGGACAGATCATCACCGAGCACGACGGCTATGCGCAGCCTGACGCCGGCCTGATCGCAGGCTGCGGCGAGTGCATCACGACAGGCCAGCGGATTGACGCCGCCGGCGTTGGCGATCACGGTCAGTTTCTGCCCGGCGATCTCGCCAAGCAGCGGTGTCATGGCGGTGTCGACAAAGTCGCGCGCATACCCGGCACCGGCATCCTTCATGCGCTGGCCGGCCAGGATCGACATCGTGACTTCGGCCAGGTAGTCGAACACCAGGTAGTCAAGATCGCCCTGATCCACCAGCTGGGCCGCGGCGGTCTGTGAATCGCCCCAGAACGCCGAGGCGCAGCCAATTCGAATCGTGCGGTCGTGAGCCATGCGCTATGCCGGTGCCGTACAAGGATGGTGGCGCTAGTCTACCAAGCGCTTGCTTGGTTGACAAGCATCCTCTAGAATTGCGCCATGCTGGAAGCCCGTCGGCAAGCTGGACCATGAATCGAACACCGCGCCTTGATGACCGCCGAGACCGGCTGATTGCCGCCGCCGCGCGGCTGTTTCGCCAGCGCGGCTATGAGCGCACTTCGGTGCGCCAGCTGGCAGACGCCGTCGGCATTCTGTCCGGCAGCGTGTTCCACCACTTCGCCAGCAAGGAAGACATTCTGATGGCGGTCATGACCACCACCATCGAAGCCATGACCGAAAGGCTGCAGGCGGCAGGTTGCTCGGCAACTGCTCCGCTCGAACGCCTGCGCGCACTGGTCCGGACCGAGCTGGACCTGCTCCACGGCGACACCCGCGACGGCGTGGCCGTGGCGTTCTTTCAGTGGCACAGCCTGGGAGAAGGGAACCAGACGCGGGTGCTGGCGCTGCGCGAGGACTATGAGCGGATCTGGCTCAAGGCGCTCGAGGCGGCGCGCGCGGCCGGCCTGATCAGGGCCGACCCATTCATCACCCGTCGCCTGCTGACCGGCGCACTGGGCTGGACCATCTATTGGTACCGGCCCGACGGTCCGCTCGATACCGACCATCTGGCAGAGGAGATCATTTGCCTGGTAACCGGGCGCGGCAGCCCGTCACGGCACTGACCCCGGCCGACGCCAATCGTCGGCAGGCGGCCGGTTCAGTCGATTCGACGCCGAACACGAGCCACCTCCATCCGTTCAGCGTCGACTTCTTCGCTGTCCGGGTGCAGGGTTCGCTGCTGCTCCAGAAGGGCTGCGGCACGCTCGAGAAAGTCGACCGCAACAGCGGTGCTCTCGGCCTCGACGGCAATCTCCGCGCTGCGGCGCAACGCCCGCGCCAGCTCGATCTGCGCCGCCAGATTGGCGCTGTCCCCGGCTGCCAGGGCCTCGGAACTGGCGATGACCCGCGACATGCGGGCCGCCGCCTGCGGCAGCTGCCCCATGCTGCGGTGGGTGGCAGCCAGCTTGTTGTCGGCCACGATCAGATCACGCCGCAGCCGACGGCTGTCCGGGTCGCTGTCCAGCATCCGGCGCGTTTGCTCGTAGACCTGTTCGTGAACGCGAAGGGCGCGCTCGTGCTCACCCATAACGGTGAGCGCATCACCGACACGCGACAGGCTGATCAGGCGGTCCCGCGCTGCTTCGGCATCGTCAGGCCGGGCCTGCACACGCAGTGAACCGAGCCGATAGGACTCCTGGTACAGTTCATGGGCGCGCTCGCCCTCGCCCGCGGCCAGCGCCAGATCGCCCTGCTGATTGAGCACGATACTCAGGGCGCCCAGGGCATGCGCATCGTCGGGATCGTAGCCGTGCAGGCGCCGGAAGCCTGCTGCACTCCGGTCAAGGTACGCCCGGGCCTGCTCGAGATTGCCCATGTTGCGCTCAAGCTGGCCAAGCTTGAAATCCGAGGTGGCCAAGTCACGGACCACAACCGGATCCTCATCGGCGCCCGGAAGGCGTTCGGCGCGAATGGTGCGGGCCTCCAGATGCGCCTGCCGGGCCCCCCCCGGGTCACCGGTCCAGGCCAGCACCTCGCCGATGCGGTCATGTGCGCTGGCCAACTCACGGTAGACCTCGCGGCGCTCGCCGGCCGGTACGGCTTCAATCTGATCGACGACCCGCTGACGCATGGCCAGCGCCTGCCGAAAACTTGCCAGCGCGCCGGCGGTATCACCCAGATTGTTGAGATAGGGGTTACCCTGGATATTGCCGACTCGCTCGTAGGCGTAGGCCAGCTCCCGAAGCAGCTCGATATCGTCACTGGAGTGTTCGGCAAGCGACTGCAGGTAGCTCAGCGCCTGGCTGACCAGCTTTTCGCCGGCACGGGTTGCGCCAGGCAATCGCGCTATTTCGTCGTAGATATCGAACAGCATGCTGTTGGCCAGGGTCCGCACCTGGGAAAAGCGCTGTTCGGCCAGGCTTCGCTCGGCCTGCGCAACTCGGCCCTGATGAACGACGGCCAGCATACTCGCCGCAATCAGCACGACCACGCCACAGGCGGCCGCCAGCGGCAGACGATTGCGCGAAACATAGCGGCGCAGCCTGTAGAGCGCGTTACCCTGGCGCGCCAGGACCGGGTAGCGGGCAAGATGTCGGCGCAGGTCGGCGGCCATCTGCTCGACCGAGCGATAGCGTTTCTCCGGTTTCTTCTCAAGCGCCTTGAGCACAATGGCATCGAGATCCCCCCGAATAGCCCGGGCTCGCGAAGGATCCCCCTCAAGTGCGCTGCTCGGCGGCGTCGGCGCTTCAGCCACGATGCGCCTGGCCCAGCTCGCCGTCCCGTCTGCCGCTCCGGCAAAGGCGCTGCGACCGGCCAGCAGTTCATACAGCAGCAGGCCGAGCGCATGGATATCGGTCGCGGTGGTTGTCGGCTCGCCGCGCAGCTGCTCCGGACTGGCATAGGCCGGCGTCAGTGCCATTTCCGTGCGATGGCCGGTTTCTCCGGTGGTCGGCTGAACCAGCTTGGCAATACCAAAATCGAGCAGTTTGACGCGACCCTCGCTGGTGACCATGATGTTCGACGGCTTGAGGTCGCGGTGAATCACGAGCGCGGCATGGGCGTGCTCCAGCGCATCACACACCTGAAGAAACAGGTCAAGGCGGCGCCGCAGCGAGCAATCGGTGCGCAGACAATGGCGGTCGATGGTTTCGCCATCAACGAACTCCATGACCAGGTAGGGCCAGCCTTCTTCGGTGGCGCCGGCATCCAGCAGGCGGGCGATGCCGGGGTGATCGAGCTGCGCCAGAATCTGACCCTCGGCACGAAACCGCTGCAGCAGCGTCTCCTTGCCCGGGCCGATGCGCACCAGCTTGATCGCGGCACGCGCACTGAACCGCTCATCGGCCCGTTCGGCGAGCAGCACTTCGCCCATGCCGCCCTGGCCGATCCGCCGCACCAGCAGCCACGGCCCGAGCCGCCGCCCGATCCAGGATTGCCCATCCGGGACTGAAGCCGACTGCCGGGCGTGGTCACCTTCGGGACTGTTCATCAGCGAAGTCACGGCGTTGGCCAGCCCCGGATCGTCGCGACGAATGGACTCCAGGCGCTCGCTGCATTGACGCGGCTCCAGGCTGGCCAGCTCCCGGACCAGCTCGGTGGCCTGCCGGTCGCGCTCGCTGCTCACATTGGGGTCGCTGTCCGGTCCATGACCGGACGATACACCAACTCCGGCAGCAGCGCCAAGGCGTCCATCCCTTGGCCCGGCGGTCCGGACCGAAGTCGCCTGTCAGGCCTGGTTGAGCTGACGCCGGGCAACCTGGTAGAGCTGTTCCTGATCCCCGGCATCGAGCTCGGACAGCGTCAGCCCGCGCTCCTGCGCCAGAGCCTCCATCCGCCGAAAGCGCTGCTCGAACTTGTAATTGCTGCGCCGCAGCGCGCCGCCCGGATCCACTTCGAGTTTCCGTGCCAGGTTGGTGATGACAAACAGCAGATCACCGATCTCTTCTTCGACATTGTCCTCGTCGCCGGCAGCAATCGCCTGCCGGAGTTCGGCCGACTCCTCGGCCAGCTTGCCGAAGATCGGCTCGATGTCAGGCCAGTCGAAGCCGACGCGCGCGGCACGCTTCTGCAGCTTGACCGCGCGCCGCAGCGCCGGCAGGCCGCGGGAAACGCCGGCCAGGGCACTGTCGTCGTTTTCGCCCCGCTCGCTGCGTTCGGCGGCCTTGATGTCTTCCCAGGCCGCGGTCTGGACTTCGGCCGAGGCATATTCAGTTTCACCGAACACGTGCGGATGACGGCGCTCCAGCTTGTCGGCAATCGCCCGTGCTACGTCGTCGAAGGTGAACGCCCCCTGCTCCTCGGCCATGCGGGCATGAAAGACGACCTGGAACAGGAGATCGCCCAGCTCGTCGCGCAGACCTTCAAGGTCATCACGCTCGATGGCATCGGCCACCTCGTGCGCCTCCTCGATGGTGTAGGGCGCAATCGTGCGAAAGGTCTGCTGCATATCCCATGGGCACCCGGCTTGCCGGTCACGCAACCGGATCATGATGTCCAGCAGTCTGCCCATGGCGTCTCGCTCACTCATGGGCGGGAAGCATAGCGCGTTTGCGGAAAACGCACTCGTACCCGAGCACCGCCAAGCCGGCTGCTGCCGAGCTCGATGCGACCGCCATTGACCTCGACCAGCTCACGGACGATGGCCAGGCCCAGCCCCTGGCCGTCCCGCCGTTCGTCACCGCGCCTTCCGCGTTCGCTCAACTGCTCGAACTGGCCCGCGGGAAAGCCAGGGCCATCATCCTCGATATCCAGAATCACGCCATCCCCTCCGCAACCTGGGGGACCGCCCCGAACGGCGACCTTGATGCGTCCACGGCCGTACTTGGCGGCATTGTCCATCAGGTTGCCGCACAGTTCCCACAGATCGCGCTCGTCGATGCGCACCGCAAGGGTCTCGTCGCCCTGGACGTCGATCGACAGCCCGTCGGCGACATGCAGACGCTGCAGCGAGCCGGCCAGGCGCCTGGCGACGGGCACGATCGGCACTGCCGGCGGCAGCGCGCGACGGGTCGAGCGCGCAACCCGCTCGAGCTGACGACGAATCATCTGATCCATATCGTCAAGCGATTCGAACAGCTCCGGCACGGCAGCGGCGGACGATTCCAGCCGGGCGCGCACCACGGCCAGCGGCGTCTTGAGCGCGTGGGCCAGATCCGCCAGGGCCTCACGATGCCGGCGCGCATTGTCGCGTTCACTGTCGAGCAGCGTATTGAGGTTATCGGTCAACGGCCGCAGCTCGGGCGGATAGACGCCGCCCAGACGCTCGCGACGGCCGGCTTCGACCTCGCGAATCTCACTGGCCACCCTTCGCATCGGGCGCAGCACCAGCCACAGCAAAACGCCCTGCACGGCAATGATCAGGGCCGCGGCCAGGCCAAGCCAGCGGCCCAGGTCCGCGCGAAAGCCCGACAGCTGCATCTTCAGCCGATTGGGATCCTCGGCCGCCCAGATTGTCAGTTCGATAATGCGACCGTCGACCTGCTCCCATCCCAGCCCGAGGGCGAATATGTGCCAGGCGCCGCCTTCCTGAAGACCGCTGAAAATCGTCTCGTTGCGCCCCAGCAGGGGCGCCTGCGGCGGGTCGACAACGCCAACCAGCGATGGTGATGACCATGAACCGAACGGGGTGCGCGCACCGCCATGCAGCGTCGACCCGGGGCGATTCAGGCGCGGCTCCGCCAACGATTCCGGACTGTGCGGTCGGCCGGTCGCGTCGACTTCAACCGTCGACAGGATGAGATAGACCACGGACTCGAGACGCTCGCGCATCGCGTCCTCTGCAGCACCCACGAAGGCACGGTCGATGGCCAGGCCCGTAATTGCCAGCGCCAGCAGCAGCGCCAGGCCAGCGCCAGCCAGAAGACGGAACAACAGCGGTGTGGCGGCCAGTCGTC
This DNA window, taken from Pseudomonadota bacterium, encodes the following:
- a CDS encoding DUF1446 domain-containing protein encodes the protein MAHDRTIRIGCASAFWGDSQTAAAQLVDQGDLDYLVFDYLAEVTMSILAGQRMKDAGAGYARDFVDTAMTPLLGEIAGQKLTVIANAGGVNPLACRDALAAACDQAGVRLRIAVVLGDDLSRRQDELRQLGLRETHTGRELPPFLVSANAYLGAQPVAAALAEDADVIITGRVTDSALVLGALVHEFAWEWDDFDRLAAGSLAGHLIECGTQATGGNFTDWDDIPGYEQMGFPIVEVAADGQFVVTKPPQTGGRVTPATVGEQLVYEIDDPRDYRLPDVICDFSEVTLTQAGKDRVQVSGARGRAPTDTLKVAATWPDGYRCVALFMIGGLQAAAKARRVAEAIVAKSESLLAAQGFAGLSETSIEVLGSEATYGARGRRDDTREVVVKIGVRHPEKRALVLFTREIAQAATAMAPGITGYVGGRPQVHPLIRLFSFLLPSDRVRPTVVIDDREQPVKLVATAAVTALPGAHPPPQPEGSADASVPLIALAWARSGDKGNHANIGVIARRPDYLPWIAASLTERAVSECFAHLLEGPVQRWYLPGINALNFLLTDCLGGGGVASLRMDPQGKAFAQMLLDWPIAVPRHHAGQVEELTLRKT
- a CDS encoding TetR/AcrR family transcriptional regulator, which produces MNRTPRLDDRRDRLIAAAARLFRQRGYERTSVRQLADAVGILSGSVFHHFASKEDILMAVMTTTIEAMTERLQAAGCSATAPLERLRALVRTELDLLHGDTRDGVAVAFFQWHSLGEGNQTRVLALREDYERIWLKALEAARAAGLIRADPFITRRLLTGALGWTIYWYRPDGPLDTDHLAEEIICLVTGRGSPSRH
- a CDS encoding serine/threonine protein kinase — encoded protein: MSSERDRQATELVRELASLEPRQCSERLESIRRDDPGLANAVTSLMNSPEGDHARQSASVPDGQSWIGRRLGPWLLVRRIGQGGMGEVLLAERADERFSARAAIKLVRIGPGKETLLQRFRAEGQILAQLDHPGIARLLDAGATEEGWPYLVMEFVDGETIDRHCLRTDCSLRRRLDLFLQVCDALEHAHAALVIHRDLKPSNIMVTSEGRVKLLDFGIAKLVQPTTGETGHRTEMALTPAYASPEQLRGEPTTTATDIHALGLLLYELLAGRSAFAGAADGTASWARRIVAEAPTPPSSALEGDPSRARAIRGDLDAIVLKALEKKPEKRYRSVEQMAADLRRHLARYPVLARQGNALYRLRRYVSRNRLPLAAACGVVVLIAASMLAVVHQGRVAQAERSLAEQRFSQVRTLANSMLFDIYDEIARLPGATRAGEKLVSQALSYLQSLAEHSSDDIELLRELAYAYERVGNIQGNPYLNNLGDTAGALASFRQALAMRQRVVDQIEAVPAGERREVYRELASAHDRIGEVLAWTGDPGGARQAHLEARTIRAERLPGADEDPVVVRDLATSDFKLGQLERNMGNLEQARAYLDRSAAGFRRLHGYDPDDAHALGALSIVLNQQGDLALAAGEGERAHELYQESYRLGSLRVQARPDDAEAARDRLISLSRVGDALTVMGEHERALRVHEQVYEQTRRMLDSDPDSRRLRRDLIVADNKLAATHRSMGQLPQAAARMSRVIASSEALAAGDSANLAAQIELARALRRSAEIAVEAESTAVAVDFLERAAALLEQQRTLHPDSEEVDAERMEVARVRRRID
- the mazG gene encoding nucleoside triphosphate pyrophosphohydrolase; protein product: MSERDAMGRLLDIMIRLRDRQAGCPWDMQQTFRTIAPYTIEEAHEVADAIERDDLEGLRDELGDLLFQVVFHARMAEEQGAFTFDDVARAIADKLERRHPHVFGETEYASAEVQTAAWEDIKAAERSERGENDDSALAGVSRGLPALRRAVKLQKRAARVGFDWPDIEPIFGKLAEESAELRQAIAAGDEDNVEEEIGDLLFVITNLARKLEVDPGGALRRSNYKFEQRFRRMEALAQERGLTLSELDAGDQEQLYQVARRQLNQA